CAAAGCGTTAAAAGCTCAAACTTAAATTTAAACGCAAATAACGTTAAATTTGCTCCTGCTTACGCTAAAGTCGCGTAAGTTCAGTTGAGCCTTGCACTTTTGATACTATCTAAAAAGCCTGCGAGTAACTCTAGATAGTGTAGGTCTGCGTTTTGACAATGCGAGGACTGAATATTTGTCTTAGTCTGGCTAGTCGTTTTGGAAGGTGAGCGTAGCTAGATGAAGCTTTCACTTTTGCTAAGTATGTAGAGGCTGTGATTGTTTTGTTTTTGGACAGGGGTTCAATCCCCCTCACTTCCACCATTTTTAATATTTAAACTTATTTCATTACATTTCAAAACGTTTAACAAACTTCGTAAAAATGATATTTTGTTACAATATCTATGTTTTAATATATTTCAGGTTATTACAATATGTTTAAGTTTATTACAAGATTTTTTCCGGATAATTTAGCGGATAGAAAATATTTTTTAAAAAAATGTCCGTAAAAAAGGAGAGCCTATGCCAAAGATTAATCCACCGCTTTTAGATAGTGGCATTAAAGCGTTAAAACCAAAGGATAAAATTTATAAAAATCTGATGGGTTTAAGACGTTAAGTGGTTTTAAAAGGTGGTTAATTTTGGGTTAGAAATCAAAGTGAAAAGCATAGTTTTTAACTCACTTTGATTTTAAGCATAAAATGACTTTGATTTCAAAAGCGGTTTTACAGATAACGATAAATGATAAATAGTATAATTTTTATAAATGAAAACGAACTTATAACAAGTGCGTATGAAAAAACGATACTATTTTGGAGAGTAAGACGAATATCTCAAGTTTGATAGTTTATGTAAAAGATAGTCAAAAAATTGATGAAATTTTAAAAAATTTAGAGCTAATGAATAAGTGCGAGATCATCGCGGTACAAGACGACAATGTATGTTGTAACGGCTGAAAATATTGACGATGAAATAAGAGTGTTTAAAAATATAGAAACGATAGATAGTGTGGCTGGCGTAGTGATGGTTTATAGCTATCAAGAGAATTGTGATGCAGATCGTGTAAGACTAGAAGCAGAAGGCAGGATAAGTGAAATTTTAACAAACGATGATCTAAAAGCCGAAGATATCGACCATAATTGACATATAAATTATAAATTTAAGTAAAAATTTATTGCTAATGTGCTTATACTTTTAAGTTAAATTTTATTTATTAAACAATCGTTTAACATTGCGGCTAAAATTTTGGCTACTATTTTTTAAATTTGATAGATAAACCACCAGAAATTAACTTATTTCTCGCTATAAGGCTTTGTTTGATAGCCATCTTTTATAAGTTGACTCATACCACCTTTTAAATTTATATATTTTGTATTACCATTATCTATAAGATTTGCAGCTTTGGCACTTCTTTTTCCACTTCTACAGATAAAGGCTACTGGCTCATTTATATTTACCCCAACCTCTTTTAATTTTGCTATAAACTCATCTTTGTTTTCACTTAGAGTTACTAACTTTGCTCCATCTATAACGCCAGTTTCAGCCCACTCTTTTGGTGTACGGACATCTACGATTTGTTTGTAGTTTGATAACTCTTGAGGTTTTACTGCGATCTCGCTAACTTCAGCTAAACTAATGTTTGCAACTATTGCGATTAATAATACCATCTTTAATAATTTCATAATTTTTCCTTATAGTTTATTTTTATGGACGATTATTTATTAAATTTTTTATATTTTCCCTTATGTTTTGTGGTGTTAAATTTGAAACTTCAGTAAAAAATTTGCTATCTTTATCAAAGAGATATATCGATGAGCTATGTGCAATAGAGTAGAGCATAGCTGAGTTTTTAAGATTAATTTTTTGGTATTTTACACCATAGTTCTTGGCAACTTTATCTAGATTTTTTAGCCTTAGTCCGATCGCATTTTTATAAAAATTTTGTACCATTAGCGTTAGATTTTCTGGTGTATCTCGTTCTGGATCTAATGTGATAAATACAAGCTCAAAGTCATCGCGTTTTATCTCGTTTAAGACATCGCCTATAAATGCAAGTGTGCTAGGGCAAACATCGGGGCAAAAGAGATAACCAAAGTATAAAATTTTATATTTGCCATTAAAACTTTTAAGACTTACTTCGCCATTTACAGATTCAGCAATAAAGTCATATTTATCAGACTTTAAAACTAAAAATAAAGCACCACTACTTATAAAAAAACAAACTAAAAATGCAAAAACATACTTCATAAGGTATCCTAAATTTTTAGATCAAAATCTATATATAGACCAGTTTTTTTACCATCGCTTAATACATCAAATCTATATCTCATGACATTTATCACACATGCACTAAGCACGATATTTGCGACCAAATCATCGCCACGTGGCTCAAGCTTCGCCTTTATTACGCCCATATTCATATTAAGCCCATATATATCAAGGCTAGGTTCTTTTAAATTTAATTTTACTGCACCGCTTATCTTTAAATTTATAGGTTTCATAGGATATATCGGTCTTGGCTCAAGCTCAAATATAAATTTATTCGTCCCAAAGCTCACTTCGCAAGGCTGAATGTTCATATCGCAGCTAAGTGGCTCAAGTGTAGTGCTAAAATTTGCAAACTCAAGAGAATCTTCACTTTTGCTACTTTTGATAACATACCAAGTTGCGAATATGCCACTAATAAAAATCAAAGATATAATTAAGATCAGTATTTTTTTCATTTAAAATTTGGTGTTACTTTAACATCATCAAGCTTTATCTTCTCGCCATTATCAAACTCAAGTTCAACATCGACTTTGTCGCCATCATTTAGTGGTCTGTTTAAATTTATAAGCATTATATGAAGTCCGCCAGGAGCAAGTTTGGTTTCGCTATTTTTTGCAATATTTATGTTATCAATCTGCATCATCGACATCATACCATTTTCCATTTTGTGGGTATGTATCTCTGTGTTGGCACATACGCTTGAGCGTGCTTGGAGTAGCTTTATATCTTTATTTGATTTATTTTTTATATCCATAAATATCGCACTATTGTTAGAGCCAGGTTTTGTTGTTCTTGCACGGACATTATCTATACTAATATCAGATGCCATAAGAGCCGAAATGCCGAAAGTTGCGATGATCGCAGACATAATAATTTTTTTCAAAGTATCTCCTTTTGATGAAATTTTTAATAATAATTTTCAAATTATACAATTATAAAGCATAAAATTTAGTTTAAATTATAAAAAAATGTAATTTTTTAGGCTATAATTACGCTTTAAATTTATGATTTTTTAGGATTTTGTTTTGAGAAAGATAGTGCTTTTATTTATTTTGATCATATTTGCTAATGCTAAAGATTACGAAGAAATTTATCTTAAAAATGGAGCCAAAGCTGTTATAAATGCAATTGAAAAAAATATTTTAAGTAAAGATTATTGGGTTAATAAACTAAAAGATACAGATGTAAAATATGGCTATTACGACAATGAAATTTTACTCACTATCGTTGATAAAA
This portion of the Campylobacter anatolicus genome encodes:
- a CDS encoding SCO family protein translates to MKYVFAFLVCFFISSGALFLVLKSDKYDFIAESVNGEVSLKSFNGKYKILYFGYLFCPDVCPSTLAFIGDVLNEIKRDDFELVFITLDPERDTPENLTLMVQNFYKNAIGLRLKNLDKVAKNYGVKYQKINLKNSAMLYSIAHSSSIYLFDKDSKFFTEVSNLTPQNIRENIKNLINNRP
- a CDS encoding rhodanese-like domain-containing protein, with amino-acid sequence MKLLKMVLLIAIVANISLAEVSEIAVKPQELSNYKQIVDVRTPKEWAETGVIDGAKLVTLSENKDEFIAKLKEVGVNINEPVAFICRSGKRSAKAANLIDNGNTKYINLKGGMSQLIKDGYQTKPYSEK
- a CDS encoding copper chaperone PCu(A)C, with amino-acid sequence MKKIIMSAIIATFGISALMASDISIDNVRARTTKPGSNNSAIFMDIKNKSNKDIKLLQARSSVCANTEIHTHKMENGMMSMMQIDNINIAKNSETKLAPGGLHIMLINLNRPLNDGDKVDVELEFDNGEKIKLDDVKVTPNFK